GCCGCGAGGCCCAGGTGGTGCGCATGCAGCCGCGCGACATGCTGCGTTATGCCCAGCGCCTGTGGGCCGACGTGACCACCGGCCTGATGCTGCGTGCCGATGTGCTGGCGCCCGCCGCCGACGGGCGGCCCGACCTGAAGGCCGCGCTGGAGTCGCATGCCTTCTCCGAGATCGAGCTCGGCGTGAAGCCGCGGCCCGAACGCGTGACGCAGTGGCTGAACCGGCTGGAGGGCTACCAGGTCAGCCGCCCGCAGCAGCAGCGCACCACGCTCGAGGCCGAAGGCTGGGCCGTGGCGCGGCCGGTGAAGGGCTTCACGCTGGCCGGCTGCCTGAAGCGCGGCATGGCCACGGCCGGCGAGGCCGCCCCGGTGATGCAGGCCGTGTTCACCGACGGGCTGACGCACGTCTCGGTGTTCGTCGAACCCTTCCAGCCCGAGCGCCACCGCCAGGAGCTGCACGCCCAGCGCGGCGCCACCGCCACCTTGACGGCGCGGCGCGACGTGCATTGGGTCACCGTCGTCGGCGACGTGCCGGTGCCCACGCTGAGGTTGTTCGCCGACGCGCTGGAACGGCGCACGCCCTGAACCCCGTTTGATTCCCGTTTCCCCACCCCGAACCGCTGCCGCACCGATCCCATGAAGACCCGCCATCCCGCCCCCGCGCGTACCACCCCCTGGATCGCCCCGGTCCTGCTGAGCCTGCTCGTCGCCGTGCCGGCGGCGCTGCTGCCGCTGCAGGCGGCGCAGGCCCAGCCGCAGGCTGCCGCGGTGACCGGCCTGCCCGACTTCACTGAACTGGTGGAGCGCGTGAGCCCCAGCGTCGTCAACATCCGCACCGCCGAGCGGCGCAGCACCAGCGTCGCTGGCGGCAGCGGGGTCGATCCCGGCATCGAGGAGTTTTTCCGCCGCTTCGGCATCCCCATGCCCAACCAGCGGCCGGCGCCGCGCGGCAACCCGCGCGACGGCGACGAAGAAGCCACGCCGCGCGGCGTGGGCTCGGGCTTCATCCTCAGCGCCGACGGCTTCATCATGACCAACGCCCACGTGGTGGACGGCGCCGACGAAGTCATCGTCACGCTCACCGACAAGCGCGAGCTCAAGGCGCGCATCGTCGGCACCGACCGCCGCACCGACGTGGCCGTGGTCAAGGTCGACGCCACCGGGCTGCCGGCCGTGCGCATCGGCGACGTCAACCGCCTGAAGGTGGGCGAGTGGGTGATGGCCATCGGCTCGCCCTTCGGGCTGGAGAACACCGTCACCGCC
This portion of the Ideonella sp. WA131b genome encodes:
- a CDS encoding MucB/RseB C-terminal domain-containing protein, giving the protein MGGLAVERLAQPAVGPRARARAAALAGVLVAVVASAPAQAQPAAAETLLPAAEARQWLARVQQAARSGNYEGTLVYSAGGQLTSSQVRHYRVGEQTYELLESMDGRQHRIVRHNDLVQTVWPGSRVAVVERRETLPAWGTTPQSVDPLALESYELRLEGASRVAGREAQVVRMQPRDMLRYAQRLWADVTTGLMLRADVLAPAADGRPDLKAALESHAFSEIELGVKPRPERVTQWLNRLEGYQVSRPQQQRTTLEAEGWAVARPVKGFTLAGCLKRGMATAGEAAPVMQAVFTDGLTHVSVFVEPFQPERHRQELHAQRGATATLTARRDVHWVTVVGDVPVPTLRLFADALERRTP